Part of the Lolium rigidum isolate FL_2022 chromosome 6, APGP_CSIRO_Lrig_0.1, whole genome shotgun sequence genome, gcgtggGGGAACCCGCACGGGCCGCGGACATGTTGTTTCTCCCGtgggcagcgacctcaaagtctgcgccatcgacagtcatccggcggggagaaggcatggtgtcaccgacaggagcgccaccgcgtagcaccactccattccgccgccggccgccgcgcgagctccttttgtcccgctggtttccatgtgatccaggtggctgtacaggtgcacgtccgacgggcggatggtgtccactttatgttcaggggtcaacaataaagcgtcctagtccatttcaggttgagagtaataaaacaagccgagatgtaaaaggctcgtttttaggtgttaggtttgtgttgcgttgagtcatggtttgtttaggttacAGCTCGAGGACaagctgcatgtccaggtggggtgtagtgttagagtacgtaatgggcttTGGCTGGCGCTATAGCCCATtagtcttagggttaattagagataagggtcgctttcttaggggtcaagtaaacctctctaaatAAGcagaggagacgtatcaatctaattaagcaagaattaagaagaaaATCTCTTTCCTCTTGCCCGACCGTGGGCAAAAGGCTCCGGCCGGtcttctcgcgccctcgcagctttctctctccctcccaaaccctagcagccacataacactgAGGTTTGTCATGTGTTTGTTAAGATATGTTGAGCTGTTGTTTGGTAGCATGTGTCTTTTTAGGCATGCTCAGCTTCAGTTTGGATGCAATTGTTCTCGTCAGATTTAGCCTCAGGTTATGTTTCATTTGCAACAACCGCTTACCCAGCAACAGTAGTACAGTACACAATGCACGCAATTTGGTGGAAAGGAGATGGTCTCAGAAATTTGCCCCTAAAAACGTATTTGTTCTTGTCAGATTTAGAGCATCTGTAGCACAGAGCCCGTAAACAGCCGAACTAAAAAGCGGGAGTTTGGTTCACCGATCTTGTGTTTATGGATCGAGAAAGAGGCGGCGCAGAACAGAAtctgttttacagttttggtttacggaCTCTGTTCCGCGACAACAGCTTCAGAACCTGTAAAGGCAGGATTTATGATAGAATTGGCATATGATGAAACTACCAAATGCAAACAATTCATGCATAGTTCATAGGTTTACATCAAATGACACAATTATAGCAAATCGTTCGTAGTTCATGGCAGAAAGTTGCTCAGTCTCCTCACCATCTCCTCCAACCACCGGCATCAAACAGAGGTAGGACCGTCGTCACCAtcatcgccaccacctccatgCGTCACCGATGCACCACCACTTTCCCCTTCACGAGCTAGTCTTTGTCTCTCCATGATCTCCGCCGAGGCGTCCTTCCACCACTCCATTTGTTGCTCATTCATGTTCTTtgtgttcatcatcatgatctccctctcgTCAGCCAATAGGTACTTATTGCTTTGGATTTCTTCACATTGATTATCATTGTTCTTTGCTTTCTCTCGGCTGGCTTCAACCTTGACAAGACtcacctctttcttcttcttgatgattGCAAGCTTTGTCCCCAAAGTCTTGGCCGCTAACACCTCATTCgacttcatcatttgatcaaaTTTGTCCCTCAACAATGTTGCCTCCCCCTCGAGCTTCAGCCTCTCTTTGGTCTTCTTGTTTCCCTCTGTCTTGTCATTGTTTCGGTGCTCTTTCTCATCCTCGGTATCGTCCAACGTAACCATTGCAGCTTTCTTGGGTGCCCTATATTGCCATTTGGGGAGGTGTTGAAGCACATCAAAGCAATGTCTCATTGTGAAGCTCTTGCCCTTGTTGCTGACCATGTCTCTATACCTAGCATTGGCAATGCGGTCCTACGTTTACAAAATAAAGATGAAATCGTCTAGGTGTGGTCACCAAACCAAACACAAATTATGCAAACAGAAAGCAAGCAAATTCACTCACATATTCATCCACAATTGCGCTGCTAGGAGGATTCGACACCACTTGATCCATTATTGTCGCCCACCGGTTCCATGCCGGTTTAATCGCGTCCCAACGATCTTGgagggatcggtacgtgcgatcgACAGGATGGCGAATGCGAGGCATCAATTTATGGAATTTGCCTCGATGTGTTGTCAGTACCGTTTCCTGGTTTGATTGGTGCTAGACCACATCCATCCCACAGCGGCCCAAGCTTGGCACAAAGTTGCGTCTTCTATTTCCATGTAGTTGTTGGCCcttattttcttcttctttccatTGGCCTCGACCTCAACCACACCTTCGTCGCCTTTATCTTCTTCCCCAtcgtccccttcttccccttcatcctcgtcttcctccttatCTGCGCCCATCCCAACATCGAACAGAGCGAGTGGAGCAACGTTAACCTCGTCTAACATCTCATGTACGAGGCGTTGCCGTTCCTACCAATAATCGGCCTCAATTTCTGCTCGCTATTTAAAACGATTTGGAGTTGAAAATTTTACCTTGTTGACCCGTCGTCAAGCACATCCTAGGCGTCGTTCGCGTTGGCAACCAGCGGCGGCGACGGGGATGGGAGCAGGGGCGGGCCGCCACGGCTCATCATGCTCTTTGATTCGTCCTCTTCGGCGCCAAAGTCTTGGATTTGGCGCGGGATGTCTTCGGCGCCGTCGGCTTGGCTGCGGCCGCCCCTTCGGCGACTCCGGGACAACACTGGTGGCCGCATCACTAGTTTGCGGGACCACgtgcgttcccgcgcgtcaccgCTTGAGGAAGCCCGTGGACCCGACCAGACTGACAATGTCGGTAGGGGTGGCGGGAGCTCCGACAGCCACGGGAGAGGGTGGCGAGGCCTGCGAGCTAGCTACGACAGCCGGTAaggtcgattcgagactcatgccGGCGAGATTAGgcaacaacgatgaagaggacGGTGAGGGCGCGGATGGTGGCAGCACTCAGGAGGAGGTGAAAGTTTCGTCACGCGCAAAGTAGGAGTTTCGTTCCGGTTGCTCATTCTACCCCTACAAATATAGGAAGAGTTGGGGCATCGATGATGTGCGCCGATTTTGAAACAGGTTTGGCCAAACCACGGGGCGTCGTTCACCCGCATCGCTACCTCTTTCCCCCCATTCATTTTCCAGTCCCCAAACATTCCTTCTtcgcctccctcccctccccttcgTGCTCCCCGCCCCCTAAATTCCAAATTCCTATAGCGGCGAGGATGGCCCGCAAGCGTCGCGcgtctccgtcgccgccgccaccagcaCCAACGCCTCCACGGGAGgagtcctcctccgaggaggaggaggaagaggaggaggaagccgcccCCGCAACCCAAAAGGccccacaaaaccctaaacccgctTCCACCGCCGCATCCGACGCCGATTCATCGGAtggagacgaggaggaggagtcctccgACGCAGAAATTGGCGCCGAAGCCTACCAGCCGCGCCAGGTCGCCCGCTCCCCGGGCAAGCCGTCGGCTGCGGCTTCCAAACCCAGGTCCGACGCagacgaggaggcggcggcgaggaaacccaaggcccaggccgggaagaagaagaagaagagacagGCCGCTGAGTCCCCTCCGTCTGGTAAGGCCAAGAAAGCCAAGACTGAtgtggaggagaaggcggcgcctGAGCCCGCTCTGCCGGGCAAGGCCAAGAAGAAGGCACGGGCGGACAAGGCGTCTTCTGAGCCCAATCCCTCCAGCAGCAAGGGTAAGAAGCACAAGGCCCTAGCGGAACCGGATGTGCCGGATCACTCGCCGTCCTCCAAGCCTGCGTCAAGGCAACGCTGGACAACTGAGGACGAGATCAAGGTGCTTGAGGCTCTTGCCAGCCACATCAAGACCAATGGCACCGAGCCTAGTGCTGCTGACCTTATTGCTGCTGTCGGTGACAGCCTTGAAAGAAAGAACTGTAGCAAGTCGGATGTGTATGAGAAGGTTCGGAAGCTTAAGCGGCGACATGAGGCTGCCACCAAGAAAGTAGCGAGTACAGGCACCCTGCCGGGTAATGGCGATGAGCTCCGCAAGTTCAATCTCTCGGAGGCGGTCTGGGGAGAAAGGGCAAGCAAGGTTGCTGCAGCGCCAATATCTCAAAATGATGGTCCTTCCTCAAAGAGCAAGAAAGGGCGGACTAACAAAGAGAAAGCAGATGGCCATTCAAAGTTTGGTGGTACAGCAAAGGAAACCGCCAGTGCCGTGAAAGAAAATGCCGGAACTCTGACTGGGAGTAGTAAGGGTCAGGCCACCAAAGAGAAGGTAGATGGAGATATCAAGGGCAGTTTATCAGAAAAGGCTACCACTGCTGATACTCCTGTTAAGAGTAAGAAGCGGGGAAATCATAAGGAGGAACTGAAAGACCATGCAAAAGCTGGCACTACAAAGGAGGCCACCAGTAGTGCTGCCACTCAAAACGGTACCACATCGGTTAGGAGCAAGAGTGGAAAGTCTGACAATAAGGAGAAAAGGAATAGAGATGCAGAGAGCCTCGGACCAAAGGAGGCCACAGCGGTCACTCAAAATGGTGGCAGTCTTGCTCTGCTTCAAAATGGGGAAACTCATGAAGAGAAAATGGACACGGATCCTAATGTGAAAAGCATGCGCAAAGGGTTTGAGGAATTGCAGAATTTGTACCCAAACCTTACCTCTTATGTGGAGAGCATCCAGGCCCAGCATCCATGTGGGGAGACACTGAAAAGAGCATTTGGGTTCATTGCTGAGGACAAGGCTTGTGCTTTGGAATCCAAGATCAAGAAGCAAAGAGTAGCTGAGATGAAGATGGAGAATCGCCGAGCTGACACCAAGAAGGAGGTGACCAACATGCTCATACGATTGCTGGACTAAACCCTTTGGTGTTATCAAACCATTTATGTGGTATACCTCTCTTCTTACCCTTGTGTTTTTATGTTTTCTCGTGATGATATATGCAAGATTACCTAATATGAACTGAGTTAATGTGCTTCTGAATGCCACTTTTGAAATTTGAAACAATTTAACTATCCTACTTCTATGCAGTGTACTGCAAGTAAGTCTAGCTTTATATCTCTCCAATAAAATTTTTACACAACTTAGCAAACTATGGAGATATTAAGTAGATGCAGATGATCTAGAAGCTTGGTTGTACATATACCAAGTGCATTTTTGTGCGGGTATTCAGGGGCAGTGAATTTGTGGCGAACTGAAACAAGGACAAAGGACGTGAGATGGATGACACATCTCATGACTTATGCTCCTACCTAAATATGGTTATACCTTATTTTAATACACGGCATTGGTTTCACTAGATTATTGTCTATAGTAAGTTATAGTGCATTGAATGTCCACTCATGAACAATCAGTTTTTGGGTTAGCATTTTGCAGTACTCATTTGTAAAAATCTCCTGCAATTATTGATTAAAATAATGATCTTTGAGTGATAGCTACACAAGCACATATTGTTTTTGCCCTTTAAATATTGTATATATTTAATATATATTGTATTTGTGAGTTCCTGACAGTGAAAATATTGTTCGGGACTGAACTATTGGTATCTTTGATTGTTAATACCGAGTTTCTAGTTATCCCATTTGTGAGTTTGTGACAGTGAAAACATTTTTAAGGACTATTGCCATTTAGAACATGTTTGGTTCTCACATCTCTGTCTGTTATCCCATAAGACCGCAATTTTATACTATTAACCCTGTTTGTTTCACTTTGCCCGTAGATAAAACCTGTGTAAACGAGTGCCATCAAATCCGTTACCAGCCAGTCCCCACTGTAAACAAATCACGCTAATGATCCTGAACGAGTTGAGCGAACCCTCCCAGCCCCGATCTCCTGACTACTCCACCTCTGCCGAGTCGC contains:
- the LOC124665557 gene encoding uncharacterized protein DDB_G0286299-like, producing the protein MARKRRASPSPPPPAPTPPREESSSEEEEEEEEEAAPATQKAPQNPKPASTAASDADSSDGDEEEESSDAEIGAEAYQPRQVARSPGKPSAAASKPRSDADEEAAARKPKAQAGKKKKKRQAAESPPSGKAKKAKTDVEEKAAPEPALPGKAKKKARADKASSEPNPSSSKGKKHKALAEPDVPDHSPSSKPASRQRWTTEDEIKVLEALASHIKTNGTEPSAADLIAAVGDSLERKNCSKSDVYEKVRKLKRRHEAATKKVASTGTLPGNGDELRKFNLSEAVWGERASKVAAAPISQNDGPSSKSKKGRTNKEKADGHSKFGGTAKETASAVKENAGTLTGSSKGQATKEKVDGDIKGSLSEKATTADTPVKSKKRGNHKEELKDHAKAGTTKEATSSAATQNGTTSVRSKSGKSDNKEKRNRDAESLGPKEATAVTQNGGSLALLQNGETHEEKMDTDPNVKSMRKGFEELQNLYPNLTSYVESIQAQHPCGETLKRAFGFIAEDKACALESKIKKQRVAEMKMENRRADTKKEVTNMLIRLLD